One Pyxidicoccus xibeiensis genomic window carries:
- a CDS encoding VanW family protein produces the protein MRSWTELLRPLVPVPVRVRVALTRRALRDVRSGARWSMVGVGSAAAVEAWPERVSVSQSLGRSSYLEGKRHNLALAIRRLQDVRVPPGRLFSFWRLVGSPSRRRGFVDGRNLVGGALMASEGGGLCQLSGLIHLMALRAGLQVVERHPHSVDLYTEETRFAPLGSDATVVYGYKDLRLRNVLPFPVALRFHLEEDRLTGSLHAPAPVETFDVEFVTRDAPDARHVTAWRQRPGASAKDLLGTSRYARPAAKAP, from the coding sequence TTGAGAAGCTGGACTGAGCTGCTCCGGCCGCTCGTGCCCGTGCCCGTGCGGGTGCGGGTGGCGCTCACGCGGCGCGCGCTGCGCGACGTGCGCTCGGGGGCGCGGTGGAGCATGGTCGGTGTCGGGTCGGCCGCGGCGGTGGAGGCGTGGCCGGAGCGGGTCTCCGTCTCGCAGTCGCTGGGCCGCTCCTCGTACCTCGAGGGCAAGCGGCACAACCTGGCGCTCGCCATCCGAAGGCTGCAGGACGTGCGCGTGCCGCCGGGCCGGCTCTTCTCGTTCTGGCGGCTGGTGGGCAGCCCCTCGCGCCGCCGGGGCTTCGTCGACGGGCGCAACCTCGTGGGCGGCGCGCTGATGGCGAGCGAAGGCGGCGGCCTCTGCCAGCTGTCCGGCCTCATCCACCTGATGGCCCTGCGCGCGGGGCTCCAGGTGGTGGAGCGGCACCCGCACTCGGTGGACCTCTACACGGAGGAGACGCGCTTCGCGCCGCTCGGCTCGGACGCCACGGTGGTGTACGGCTACAAGGACCTGCGCCTGCGCAACGTGCTCCCCTTCCCGGTGGCGCTGCGCTTCCACCTGGAGGAGGACCGGCTCACCGGCTCGCTCCACGCGCCGGCCCCCGTGGAGACCTTCGACGTGGAGTTCGTCACCCGGGACGCGCCGGACGCCCGGCACGTCACCGCGTGGCGGCAGCGGCCGGGGGCCAGCGCGAAGGACCTGCTGGGCACCTCCCGGTACGCCAGGCCCGCCGCGAAGGCCCCCTGA
- a CDS encoding inorganic pyrophosphatase, protein MKKPVQTTSQAHPWHGITPGEEAPSIVTAYIEIVPTDAVKYELDKESGILKLDRPQRFSSQCPTLYGFIPQTYCDELVAKRCAERTGKKDILGDKDPIDICVLTEKVISNGNLLVRAVPIGGFRMVDGNEADDKIIAVLESDLVYGELQHIAQLPRALLDRLKHYFLTYKQIPGEGKRSVEIAEVYDQPEALEVIKRSMKDYERLYGPKSNVTMSRARPARAARKARAS, encoded by the coding sequence ATGAAGAAGCCCGTACAGACCACATCCCAGGCCCACCCGTGGCACGGCATCACGCCCGGGGAGGAAGCCCCTTCCATCGTCACCGCGTACATCGAAATCGTCCCCACGGACGCCGTGAAGTACGAGCTGGACAAGGAGTCCGGCATCCTGAAGCTGGACCGGCCCCAGCGCTTCAGCAGCCAGTGCCCCACGCTCTACGGCTTCATCCCGCAGACGTACTGCGACGAGCTGGTGGCGAAGCGCTGCGCCGAGCGCACGGGGAAGAAGGACATCCTCGGCGACAAGGACCCCATCGACATCTGCGTGCTGACGGAGAAGGTCATCTCCAACGGCAACCTCCTGGTGCGCGCGGTGCCCATCGGCGGCTTCCGGATGGTCGACGGCAACGAGGCGGACGACAAGATCATCGCCGTGCTGGAGTCCGACCTGGTGTACGGCGAGCTGCAGCACATCGCGCAGCTGCCGCGCGCGCTGCTGGACCGGCTCAAGCACTACTTCCTCACCTACAAGCAGATTCCGGGCGAGGGGAAGCGCAGCGTCGAAATCGCCGAGGTCTATGACCAGCCCGAGGCGCTCGAGGTCATCAAGCGCAGCATGAAGGACTACGAGCGGCTCTACGGCCCCAAGTCCAACGTGACGATGAGCCGCGCCCGGCCGGCGCGGGCGGCGCGGAAGGCTCGCGCCAGCTGA
- a CDS encoding lysophospholipid acyltransferase family protein, with protein sequence MIRQLLQTAFAGTAAVGLTGVFSTVVSVLSLRDAKDADGALTLWARSVLASAGVRHEAVGVEHIPADGHVVFVQNHQSHYDALVNFAHIHKHTRYVAKAELFKIPVFGAAMKLAGNIPVERTGGAGDRARLSDAVKALRERVSVLFFAEGTRSEDGRLRPFKKGAAMLAIQAGVPVVPMAVSGTRLILPKGGRAVRWGQRVALVVGEPIPTQGLTIQDRDALTRRLEDAVAQLYAEACKRSGDVP encoded by the coding sequence GTGATTCGACAGCTCCTGCAGACGGCGTTCGCCGGCACGGCGGCGGTGGGACTCACGGGCGTGTTCAGCACCGTGGTGTCGGTGCTGTCGCTGCGGGACGCGAAGGACGCGGACGGCGCGCTGACGCTGTGGGCGCGCTCGGTGCTGGCCTCGGCGGGAGTGCGGCACGAGGCGGTGGGGGTGGAGCACATCCCCGCGGACGGCCACGTCGTCTTCGTGCAGAACCACCAGTCGCACTACGACGCGCTGGTGAACTTCGCGCACATCCACAAGCACACGCGCTACGTGGCCAAGGCCGAGCTCTTCAAGATTCCCGTCTTCGGCGCGGCGATGAAGCTGGCGGGCAACATCCCGGTGGAGCGCACGGGGGGCGCGGGAGACAGGGCCCGCCTGTCCGACGCCGTCAAGGCGCTGCGCGAGCGGGTGAGCGTGCTCTTCTTCGCGGAAGGCACGCGCAGCGAGGACGGGCGGCTGCGGCCGTTCAAGAAGGGGGCCGCGATGCTCGCCATCCAGGCGGGCGTGCCGGTGGTGCCCATGGCCGTGTCGGGGACACGGCTCATCCTTCCCAAGGGAGGCCGGGCGGTGCGGTGGGGCCAGCGCGTGGCGCTGGTGGTGGGCGAGCCCATCCCCACGCAGGGCCTGACGATTCAAGACCGCGACGCGCTCACGCGCCGGCTGGAGGACGCGGTCGCTCAACTCTATGCCGAGGCGTGCAAGCGCTCGGGAGACGTTCCATGA
- the epmA gene encoding EF-P lysine aminoacylase EpmA, translated as MPNLSQWRAARGRQALYAALRRFFAAHDYLEVETPLLIPTPGMEPHINAFEAGFIPETDVGRARTLYLHTSPEYAMKRLLADGAGPLFQICKVFRNGEVSLTHNPEFTMLEFYRPRADYHAIMEDLEGALAEAGRSAPEGEPGADPAFFTRTPYERLTVRDAVLRATGVDIRVHSDGPSLKRAAEAAGVRTGDSESFDDVFFHLFLQKVETGLGFERPTFLIEYPASMAALSRLKPGDTAVAERVELYAKGLELANGFSELTDPVEQRARLVEEQELRRRLGRSVYPLDERFLDAVGRMPPSAGIAVGLDRILMLLLGVQRISDVLLFPAHEFV; from the coding sequence ATGCCCAACCTTTCTCAATGGCGGGCCGCTCGGGGCCGCCAGGCCCTCTACGCCGCCCTGCGGCGCTTCTTCGCCGCCCATGACTACCTGGAGGTGGAGACGCCGCTGCTCATCCCCACCCCCGGCATGGAGCCGCACATCAACGCCTTCGAGGCCGGCTTCATCCCGGAGACGGACGTGGGCCGCGCCCGCACCCTCTACCTCCACACCAGCCCCGAGTACGCGATGAAGCGCCTGCTCGCCGACGGGGCCGGGCCCCTCTTCCAGATCTGCAAGGTGTTCCGCAACGGCGAGGTCTCCCTCACGCACAACCCGGAATTCACGATGCTGGAGTTCTACCGGCCCCGGGCGGACTACCACGCCATCATGGAGGACCTGGAGGGCGCGCTCGCGGAGGCCGGCCGCTCGGCCCCGGAAGGGGAGCCCGGCGCGGACCCGGCCTTCTTCACGCGCACCCCCTACGAGCGGCTGACGGTGCGCGACGCGGTGCTGCGCGCCACGGGCGTGGACATCCGCGTGCACTCGGACGGGCCGTCGCTCAAGCGCGCGGCCGAGGCCGCCGGGGTGCGCACCGGTGACTCGGAGAGCTTCGACGACGTGTTCTTCCACCTGTTCCTGCAAAAGGTGGAAACCGGGTTGGGCTTCGAGCGGCCCACGTTCCTCATCGAGTACCCGGCGTCCATGGCGGCGCTCTCCCGGCTGAAGCCCGGGGACACGGCGGTGGCGGAGCGGGTGGAGCTCTACGCGAAGGGCCTGGAGCTGGCGAACGGGTTTTCCGAGCTGACGGACCCCGTGGAGCAGCGGGCCCGCCTGGTGGAAGAACAGGAACTCAGGCGTCGGCTGGGGCGGTCCGTGTATCCACTGGACGAGCGGTTCCTTGACGCGGTAGGTCGAATGCCGCCCTCGGCGGGAATCGCCGTGGGGCTCGACCGAATCCTGATGTTGCTGCTCGGGGTCCAGCGCATCTCGGACGTCCTCCTGTTCCCCGCCCACGAGTTCGTGTGA
- a CDS encoding chromosome segregation protein SMC, with the protein MHPRIPLLLAVAFCISACPKGPPADSREPLSEQQRLSADVKALSTQAEALLEAQHRLVWVFWTEGRHVDVAGTYAGMEGLFSIESIRKIDRLRQLTTDAREVRALTALHSHFAGEYLSRSLAEFNDAAANLEASLTFTVDGKELHYRELERLLANERTVTRRRAMYAAATPALERLNQTLRRREERAEELVRELGFSSYEAFGGELRQADLAKLSLLAEEILQATQAPYRVVMERLSQRELGMAFKDITRADIPRLFRSREVEDAFPKGESLLKAHGTLAGMNIDLSELRNVQIDSRDLPRKRLRPLALAVRVPDDVRLSFKPGSGVLHQGRVLHEFGYVLHAAFTKEPRFELARLGNPTVSKAYSALFADLVEDPVWLEEHAGVAGEQRSKYLAASSAHKLYLIRHAAGRLLYQLELHRRAEADPKELYREVMSRTDDIPMTDEDVARYLVDQEDFFQSADNFRAWFLAGQLQAQLKARFGPAWWRSPQSGEFLKGLWAKGNALSAREVAEAIGEKGISPDVLLLRLGTTLQVPMKLNLEGVEDAILPAAPGLEDFTQPPPPPGLEEFTPPPAGQQPAAPKPGTPQAGTGDGR; encoded by the coding sequence ATGCACCCAAGGATTCCCCTGCTGCTCGCTGTTGCCTTCTGCATCAGCGCCTGCCCCAAAGGTCCACCGGCGGATTCCCGCGAGCCGCTGTCCGAGCAGCAACGGCTGAGCGCGGACGTGAAGGCCCTGTCCACGCAGGCGGAGGCGCTGCTGGAGGCGCAGCACCGGCTGGTGTGGGTCTTCTGGACGGAAGGGCGCCACGTGGACGTCGCGGGGACGTACGCGGGCATGGAGGGGCTCTTCAGCATCGAGAGCATCCGCAAAATCGACCGGCTCCGGCAGCTCACGACAGACGCGCGCGAGGTGCGCGCGCTCACCGCGCTGCACTCGCACTTCGCGGGGGAGTACCTGTCGCGCTCGCTCGCGGAGTTCAACGACGCGGCGGCCAACCTGGAGGCGTCCCTCACCTTCACGGTGGACGGCAAGGAGCTGCACTACCGCGAATTGGAGCGGCTGCTCGCCAACGAGCGGACGGTGACGCGGCGGCGGGCGATGTACGCGGCGGCCACGCCGGCGCTGGAGCGGCTCAACCAGACGCTGCGCCGGCGCGAGGAGCGCGCGGAGGAGCTGGTGCGCGAGCTGGGCTTCTCCTCCTACGAGGCCTTCGGCGGCGAGCTGCGGCAGGCGGACCTGGCGAAGCTGAGCCTGCTGGCGGAGGAAATCCTCCAGGCCACGCAGGCGCCGTACCGGGTGGTGATGGAGCGGCTGAGCCAGCGCGAGCTGGGCATGGCCTTCAAGGACATCACCCGCGCGGACATCCCCCGGCTGTTCCGCTCGCGCGAGGTGGAGGACGCCTTCCCCAAGGGCGAGTCGCTGCTCAAGGCACACGGCACGCTGGCGGGGATGAACATCGACCTGAGCGAGCTGCGCAACGTGCAGATTGACTCGCGGGACTTGCCGCGCAAGCGCTTGCGGCCGCTGGCGCTGGCGGTGCGGGTGCCGGACGACGTGCGCCTGTCCTTCAAGCCGGGCTCGGGCGTGCTGCACCAGGGGCGGGTGCTGCACGAGTTCGGCTACGTGCTGCACGCGGCCTTCACGAAGGAGCCGCGCTTCGAGCTGGCGCGGCTGGGCAACCCCACGGTGAGCAAGGCGTACTCCGCGCTCTTCGCGGACCTGGTGGAGGACCCGGTGTGGCTGGAGGAGCACGCGGGCGTCGCGGGCGAGCAGCGCTCGAAGTACCTGGCGGCCTCCAGCGCGCACAAGCTGTACCTCATCCGCCACGCGGCGGGGCGCCTGCTGTACCAGCTGGAGCTGCACCGGCGCGCGGAGGCGGACCCGAAGGAGCTGTACCGCGAGGTGATGTCGCGCACGGACGACATCCCGATGACGGACGAGGACGTGGCGCGCTACCTGGTGGACCAGGAGGACTTCTTCCAGTCCGCGGACAACTTCCGCGCGTGGTTCCTGGCGGGGCAGCTCCAGGCGCAGCTCAAGGCCCGCTTCGGCCCGGCGTGGTGGCGCTCTCCGCAGTCCGGTGAGTTCCTCAAGGGGCTGTGGGCCAAGGGCAACGCGCTGTCCGCGCGCGAGGTGGCCGAGGCGATTGGCGAGAAGGGCATCTCCCCCGACGTGCTGCTCTTGCGCCTGGGCACCACGCTGCAGGTGCCCATGAAGCTCAACCTGGAGGGCGTGGAGGACGCCATCCTCCCCGCGGCCCCGGGCCTGGAGGACTTCACCCAGCCGCCCCCTCCCCCGGGCCTGGAGGAGTTCACCCCGCCGCCGGCCGGGCAGCAGCCGGCCGCGCCGAAGCCCGGCACGCCCCAGGCGGGCACCGGCGACGGACGCTGA
- a CDS encoding SPFH domain-containing protein yields the protein MGIFDTIKGEAKRNFIARADTAKGEIIYKYPENNIRMLTQLTVDADEVALFVKDGKVEGKLGPGRHTLDTNNIPFLSRLLEKFTGGNLFISEVFFVSVREFAGVKFGGPIGDVRDPETGLGIGTMVYGDFSIRVTDPEKLVVGLVGMGRTGNDELLGWFKNQVLKVTRDRIAELLVKKRWPLLDVTSGAYTEEIETEVIGGLKPHVDSYGLTVVRMGNFHVSIKPEDEATLKKLSKDVAYSRLAGGFQQYAQGQAMLGAAEGMAKGGDGGGGAGNALGGMGMGMGFGMAQQFMNQNQQQQRQPDPAPQAAPPSDTRSPAQRLKEIKELKDAGVLSDEEYNAKRAELMKLL from the coding sequence ATGGGTATCTTCGACACCATCAAGGGCGAGGCGAAGCGGAACTTCATCGCCCGGGCGGACACGGCGAAGGGCGAGATCATCTACAAGTATCCGGAGAACAACATCCGGATGCTGACCCAGCTGACCGTCGACGCGGACGAGGTCGCCCTCTTCGTGAAGGACGGCAAGGTGGAGGGCAAGCTCGGGCCCGGCCGCCACACGCTGGACACGAACAACATCCCGTTCCTGTCGCGGCTGCTGGAGAAGTTCACCGGCGGCAACCTCTTCATCTCCGAGGTCTTCTTCGTCTCGGTGCGCGAGTTCGCGGGCGTGAAGTTCGGCGGCCCCATCGGTGACGTGAGGGACCCGGAGACGGGCCTGGGCATCGGCACCATGGTGTACGGCGACTTCTCCATCCGCGTGACGGACCCGGAGAAGCTCGTGGTGGGCCTCGTCGGCATGGGCCGCACGGGCAACGACGAGCTGCTCGGCTGGTTCAAGAACCAGGTCCTCAAGGTGACGCGCGACCGCATCGCCGAGCTGCTGGTGAAGAAGCGCTGGCCCCTGCTCGACGTGACGAGCGGCGCGTACACGGAGGAAATCGAGACCGAGGTCATCGGCGGGCTGAAGCCGCACGTGGACTCCTACGGCCTCACCGTGGTGCGGATGGGCAACTTCCACGTCAGCATCAAGCCGGAGGACGAGGCGACGCTGAAGAAGCTGTCCAAGGACGTGGCGTACTCGCGCCTGGCGGGCGGCTTCCAGCAGTACGCGCAGGGCCAGGCAATGCTCGGCGCGGCCGAGGGCATGGCCAAGGGCGGCGACGGCGGCGGCGGTGCCGGCAACGCGCTGGGTGGCATGGGCATGGGCATGGGCTTCGGCATGGCCCAGCAGTTCATGAACCAGAACCAGCAGCAGCAGCGCCAGCCGGACCCGGCGCCCCAGGCGGCCCCTCCGTCCGACACGCGCAGCCCCGCGCAGCGCCTGAAGGAAATCAAGGAGCTGAAGGACGCGGGCGTGCTCTCCGACGAGGAGTACAACGCCAAGCGCGCGGAGCTGATGAAGCTCCTGTAG
- a CDS encoding ABC transporter permease subunit — protein sequence MAFRHRRALAVFWKDFLDLRKNVGLLVSMAVLPTVMVLVPIGVVWSYVRTPNHADLRSVALFYDPSLPLGASAARFLIDKTLTDWFGMFLVMPVFVPILIASQSVAGEKERRTLEPLLASPVTAAELVTGKSLAALVPAVAITWVAFIFFCVGVDIVAWPLVQMPLMPNALWTFGVFVIAPLFAFFGNGVAVLISARVSEARMAQQLSALVVLPLVGMVGGQVAGFLKAGLAYYALQGAVVLVLDAFLLWASIRLLDRERLVSRWG from the coding sequence ATGGCGTTTCGTCACCGGCGGGCCCTGGCGGTGTTCTGGAAGGACTTCCTGGATCTGCGCAAGAACGTAGGCCTGCTGGTCTCCATGGCGGTGCTGCCCACCGTCATGGTGCTGGTGCCCATCGGCGTCGTCTGGTCCTACGTGCGCACGCCCAACCACGCGGACCTGCGCAGCGTGGCGCTCTTCTATGACCCCAGCCTGCCGCTGGGCGCGAGCGCCGCGCGCTTCCTCATCGACAAGACGCTCACCGACTGGTTCGGGATGTTCCTGGTGATGCCGGTGTTCGTCCCCATCCTCATCGCCTCGCAGAGCGTGGCGGGGGAGAAGGAGCGCAGGACGCTGGAGCCCCTGCTGGCATCGCCCGTAACGGCGGCGGAGCTGGTGACGGGCAAGAGCCTGGCGGCGCTGGTGCCCGCGGTGGCGATTACCTGGGTGGCCTTCATCTTCTTCTGCGTGGGCGTGGACATCGTCGCGTGGCCGCTGGTGCAGATGCCGCTGATGCCCAACGCGCTGTGGACGTTCGGCGTCTTCGTGATTGCGCCGCTGTTCGCCTTCTTCGGCAACGGGGTGGCGGTGCTCATCTCCGCGCGGGTGAGCGAGGCGCGCATGGCGCAGCAGCTGTCCGCCCTCGTCGTGCTGCCGCTGGTGGGCATGGTGGGCGGACAGGTGGCCGGCTTCCTCAAGGCGGGGCTGGCCTACTACGCCCTCCAGGGCGCCGTGGTGCTGGTGCTGGACGCCTTCCTCCTGTGGGCCAGCATCCGCCTGCTGGACCGCGAGCGCCTGGTGAGCCGCTGGGGCTGA
- a CDS encoding ABC transporter ATP-binding protein, which yields MSGIHVQGLGKRFGDRTAVEGLSFHVRPGEVFGLLGPNGAGKTTTVRMLTGLLRPTEGEATVWGHRVDRDGEPLRKVVGLLTEQPGLYDRLTARENLRFFMKLHELDEARAWPRTLDYLKRFGLGGREEEPVGGFSKGMRQKLAIVRTLVHDPQVIFLDEPTSGLDPESARTVRDAVAELASEGRTIVLCSHNLSEVERLCERVGVVKRTLLALGPVRELRRAGQALEVRVEGEAERFRPALASLPFAPNVLAEGERLRVMLADEGHAPDVLACLVGAGARVHSAVPAQRPLEEVYLDLLKEGRA from the coding sequence TTGAGTGGCATCCACGTCCAGGGCCTCGGCAAGCGCTTCGGGGACCGCACGGCCGTCGAGGGCCTGTCCTTCCACGTGCGGCCCGGCGAGGTCTTCGGACTGCTGGGCCCCAACGGCGCCGGCAAGACGACGACGGTGCGGATGCTCACCGGCCTGCTGCGCCCCACCGAGGGCGAGGCCACCGTCTGGGGCCACCGCGTGGACCGCGACGGCGAGCCGCTGCGCAAGGTGGTGGGCCTGCTCACCGAGCAGCCCGGCCTCTACGACAGGCTCACCGCGCGGGAGAACCTGCGCTTCTTCATGAAGCTGCATGAGCTGGACGAGGCGCGCGCGTGGCCGCGGACGCTCGACTACCTCAAGCGCTTCGGGCTGGGCGGGCGCGAGGAGGAGCCGGTGGGTGGCTTCTCCAAGGGCATGCGCCAGAAGCTGGCCATCGTCCGCACGCTGGTGCACGACCCGCAGGTCATCTTCCTGGACGAGCCCACCAGCGGGTTGGACCCGGAGTCCGCGCGCACCGTGCGCGACGCGGTGGCGGAGCTGGCCTCCGAGGGGCGCACCATCGTCCTGTGCTCGCACAACCTGTCGGAGGTGGAGCGCCTGTGCGAGCGCGTGGGCGTGGTGAAGCGCACGCTGCTGGCCCTGGGCCCGGTGCGCGAGCTGCGGCGGGCGGGGCAGGCCCTGGAGGTCCGCGTGGAGGGCGAGGCGGAGCGCTTCCGCCCCGCGCTGGCCTCGCTGCCCTTCGCGCCCAACGTGCTCGCGGAGGGCGAGCGGCTGCGCGTCATGCTCGCGGACGAGGGCCACGCGCCGGACGTGCTGGCGTGCCTGGTGGGCGCGGGCGCGCGGGTGCACAGCGCGGTGCCCGCCCAGCGGCCGCTGGAAGAGGTCTACCTGGACCTGCTCAAAGAGGGGAGGGCTTGA
- a CDS encoding ArnT family glycosyltransferase translates to MASEGEQQAQTFSEAVLGKETFSTKWAQRWLALPSSTRVVLSTAGFAALLFLPYLGAVGLWDCWETHYGEVARMMIERRDYVYPFWEGAWFFSKPPLTMWMQALGMQVVGTVRTDGALGLFTEWGMRVPFALLSIAAVALLSLAVSRVVNRRAGLATGFILATMPLYFLLTRQTVTDTPFVTTFICAMACALIGQLDETTKHRSAWWYGFYFFAGLGTLAKGLLGVGLPAVILVLYAALAVIPWDGASLGAHLKWLTRRAFRKDVREGRQPMPVLWGQMFRMHLGTGILVFLAVAAPWYVTLSLFESVDDEGKLFWYRFFVHDHLNRLTAGVHTTTPGGTFIYFIEQGGYAIFPWVALLPGAFAVVARLKLRSEKKADHLAVIAVLWVAFSFWLLASSATKFHHYIFPVLPGLAILLALFVDRLWEEGISAHAVSLIFGLVLFILVGKDLSENPKHFTDLFVYNYDRAYPHDLVTKPIAFFASRPLWTGDLVTLVLLAFGIYLSFDAFSPRAKDKATPGGRAVALGLLFAGVATLVSVASQAQVSTKGLVGVALAAVAGFLGWQVRRPGTAGRTSLLAMAAVLGVAGIALAVRGFRAPVAEDSLLRALAEPVNIKSTLGFTFAVAGAMAVVASLLRARVMLFGTFWALAAGVALWFNWSHWVDLSHHWTQRDLFWRYYAQRKADEPIVAYMMNWRGETLYSRNTVEQYRSSDANTRMRSLAMRPGREWVLVEHSRLNLLRTTVGSDKVVTPVDRDINNKFVLVTVD, encoded by the coding sequence GTGGCGAGCGAAGGCGAACAGCAGGCGCAGACCTTCTCCGAGGCCGTTCTCGGCAAGGAGACCTTCTCGACGAAGTGGGCCCAGCGCTGGCTGGCGCTGCCGTCCAGCACCCGCGTCGTGCTCTCCACGGCCGGCTTCGCGGCCCTGCTCTTCCTGCCCTACCTGGGGGCGGTGGGGCTGTGGGACTGCTGGGAGACGCACTACGGCGAGGTGGCTCGGATGATGATCGAGCGCCGCGACTACGTGTACCCCTTCTGGGAAGGCGCGTGGTTCTTCTCCAAGCCGCCGCTGACCATGTGGATGCAGGCGCTGGGCATGCAGGTGGTGGGCACCGTGCGCACCGACGGCGCGCTGGGCCTGTTCACCGAGTGGGGCATGCGCGTGCCCTTCGCCCTGCTGAGCATCGCCGCGGTGGCGCTGCTGTCGCTGGCCGTGTCGCGGGTGGTGAACCGGCGCGCGGGCCTGGCCACCGGCTTCATCCTGGCCACCATGCCGCTGTACTTCCTGCTCACCCGGCAGACGGTGACGGACACGCCCTTCGTCACCACGTTCATCTGCGCCATGGCGTGCGCGCTCATCGGCCAGTTGGATGAGACGACGAAGCACCGCTCCGCGTGGTGGTACGGCTTCTACTTCTTCGCCGGCCTGGGCACGCTGGCCAAGGGCCTGCTGGGCGTGGGCCTGCCCGCCGTCATCCTGGTGCTCTACGCGGCGCTGGCCGTCATCCCCTGGGATGGCGCCAGCCTGGGGGCCCACCTCAAGTGGCTGACGCGCCGCGCCTTCCGCAAGGACGTGCGCGAGGGCCGCCAGCCGATGCCGGTGCTCTGGGGGCAGATGTTCCGGATGCACCTGGGCACGGGCATCCTCGTCTTCCTCGCGGTGGCCGCGCCCTGGTACGTCACCCTGTCGCTCTTCGAGAGCGTGGACGACGAGGGCAAGCTCTTCTGGTACCGCTTCTTCGTCCACGACCACCTCAACCGCCTCACCGCGGGCGTGCACACCACCACGCCGGGTGGCACGTTCATCTACTTCATCGAGCAGGGTGGCTACGCCATCTTCCCCTGGGTGGCCCTGCTGCCCGGCGCCTTCGCCGTCGTCGCGCGGCTCAAGCTGCGCTCGGAGAAGAAGGCGGACCACCTGGCCGTCATCGCCGTGCTGTGGGTGGCCTTCTCCTTCTGGCTGCTGGCCTCCAGCGCCACGAAGTTCCACCACTACATCTTCCCGGTGCTGCCGGGCCTGGCCATCCTGCTGGCCCTCTTCGTGGACCGGCTGTGGGAGGAGGGCATCTCCGCCCACGCGGTGAGCCTCATCTTCGGTCTCGTCCTCTTCATCCTCGTGGGCAAGGACCTGTCGGAGAACCCGAAGCACTTCACCGACCTGTTCGTCTACAACTACGACCGGGCCTACCCGCACGACCTGGTGACCAAGCCCATCGCCTTCTTCGCCTCGCGCCCGCTGTGGACGGGCGACCTGGTGACGCTGGTGCTGCTGGCCTTCGGCATCTACCTCTCCTTCGACGCCTTCTCGCCGCGCGCGAAGGACAAGGCCACGCCGGGCGGGCGCGCGGTGGCGCTGGGCCTCCTGTTCGCGGGCGTGGCGACGCTGGTGTCGGTGGCCTCGCAGGCCCAGGTGTCCACCAAGGGGCTGGTGGGTGTGGCGCTGGCGGCCGTGGCCGGCTTCCTCGGCTGGCAGGTCCGGCGTCCGGGCACCGCGGGGCGCACGTCGCTGCTGGCCATGGCGGCGGTGCTGGGCGTGGCGGGCATCGCGCTCGCGGTGCGCGGCTTCCGCGCGCCGGTGGCGGAGGACTCGCTGCTCAGGGCGCTGGCGGAGCCCGTCAACATCAAGAGCACCCTGGGCTTCACCTTCGCGGTGGCCGGCGCCATGGCGGTGGTGGCCTCGCTGCTGCGCGCGCGGGTGATGCTGTTCGGCACCTTCTGGGCGCTGGCGGCGGGCGTGGCCCTCTGGTTCAACTGGAGCCACTGGGTGGACCTGTCCCACCACTGGACGCAGCGCGACCTGTTCTGGCGGTACTACGCGCAGCGCAAGGCGGACGAGCCCATCGTCGCGTACATGATGAACTGGCGCGGCGAGACGCTCTACTCGCGCAACACGGTGGAGCAGTACCGCAGCAGCGACGCCAACACGCGCATGCGCAGCCTGGCCATGCGGCCCGGCCGCGAGTGGGTGCTGGTGGAGCACAGCCGCCTCAACCTGCTGCGCACCACGGTGGGCTCGGACAAGGTCGTCACCCCCGTGGACCGCGACATCAACAACAAGTTCGTCCTGGTGACAGTCGATTGA